In a single window of the Hippocampus zosterae strain Florida chromosome 6, ASM2543408v3, whole genome shotgun sequence genome:
- the hspb8 gene encoding heat shock protein beta-8, producing the protein MAEGDFYTVGGRQRFPRDPFGDSMASRFLAEDDFGMPSFPDDLSMDWPGWARPGRLSSRLGSSTPPFGSGLRATFPERRRSQPGPSLFGCYGEPSPAACPAAAAGDPWKVCVNVHSFMAHELNIKTKEGFVEVSGKHEEKQEEGGIVTKNFTKKIQIPTDVDPLTVFASLSPEGVLIIEARQTPPYYLFSDDAPPPPPPPPPEEDADPALKLQEGAVH; encoded by the exons ATGGCGGAGGGAGACTTTTACACCGTTGGCGGGCGACAGAGGTTCCCGCGCGACCCCTTTGGCGACTCGATGGCCTCACGCTTCCTGGCGGAGGACGACTTTGGCATGCCGTCCTTCCCGGACGACCTGTCCATGGACTGGCCCGGATGGGCCCGGCCGGGCCGGCTGAGCTCCCGCCTCGGCTCGTCGACGCCGCCCTTCGGGAGCGGCCTGCGGGCGACCTTCCCGGAACGCCGGCGGTCCCAACCGGGGCCGTCGCTGTTCGGCTGTTACGGGGAGCCCTCCCCCGCCGCCTGCCCTGCCGCCGCCGCAGGGGACCCGTGGAAAGTGTGCGTCAACGTGCACAGCTTCATGGCCCACGAGCTCAACATCAAAACCAAGGAGGGATTCGTGGAAGTGTcag GAAAACATGAAGAGAAGCAGGAGGAAGGAGGAATCGTCACAAAGAATTTCACCAAGAAGATCCA GATCCCGACGGACGTGGACCCCTTGACGGTGTTCGCCTCGCTCTCTCCCGAGGGCGTGCTCATCATCGAAGCTCGCCAGACGCCGCCGTATTACCTCTTCAGCGACGacgcgcccccgccgccgccgccgcctccaccCGAGGAGGACGCCGACCCCGCCCTGAAGCTCCAAGAGGGGGCGGTGCACTAG
- the LOC127602756 gene encoding alpha-crystallin B chain-like: MSQSSQNEGCPPTHQWWKHPDAGMPPVLTSRTPLFKPHIWKPEIETAGGPRWRVHLDVAHFAVREISVCIQDGFLQVVGRHEERPDRDGFVSRCFTRKYKLPAAADERKMVSSLSADGILTAEVPIPADSVPAASIVIPIKVEVRGAVEEEEEESLDGSPPAEASQEEECAGPPCQDREDRDREDEESQREPAAESRPSRVDAAENLGNDWQAPAREEEEIQMPAPADSAEQEQERSLSLN; encoded by the exons ATGAGCCAAAGTTCCCAAAACGAGGGCTGCCCGCCCACACATCAGTGGTGGAAGCATCCTGACGCGGGGATGCCCCCCGTGCTGACCTCCCGCACGCCTCTCTTCAAGCCTCACATCTGGAAGCCCGAAATCGAGACCGCCGGGGGGCCGAGGTGGAGGGTCCACCTGGACGTGGCGCACTTTGCCGTCCGGGAGATTTCCGTCTGCATCCAAGATGGTTTTCTTCAGGTCGTGG GGAGACACGAGGAGCGTCCCGACCGGGATGGATTCGTCTCCAGATGTTTCACGAGGAAATACAA GCTCCCGGCGGCGGCGGACGAACGCAAAATGGTGTCGTCGCTCTCGGCCGACGGCATCCTGACCGCCGAAGTTCCCATTCCGGCTGACTCGGTTCCTGCCGCGAGCATCGTCATTCCGATAAAG GTGGAGGTCCGCGGCgcagtagaagaagaagaagaagaaagcctGGACGGCAGCCCGCCGGCAGAAGCTTCACAGGAAGAGGAATGCGCCGGACCCCCGTGCCAAGACCGGGAGGACCGCGACCGGGAGGACGAGGAGAGCCAGCGAGAGCCGGCCGCCGAGTCGCGGCCTTCACGTGTCGACGCCGCGGAGAATCTCGGGAACGATTGGCAGGCGCCGGCCCGAGAGGAGGAAGAGATCCAGATGCCGGCGCCGGCCGACTCCGCCGAGCAGGAGCAGGAACGGTCATTAAGCCTTAATTAG